In the Magnolia sinica isolate HGM2019 chromosome 15, MsV1, whole genome shotgun sequence genome, one interval contains:
- the LOC131227581 gene encoding uncharacterized protein LOC131227581, with the protein MLLAKINLTTFIVPKAFSSARCFHHSNFNWPPAICASRYHGTQHNQNYGESVGWYHSNDSDFSSSHVRVPRNGRTTPYNQVHHYPSRSDLRHYGHSPKVLSSGSYSVLQSSGLQHWFKNWQELRKHKLTASTFGGAVGFWPGRRVQLWLEKIGLIEPFTGNLATCWSNIQEEVALERYKLITGNSVCFPEFQVYNRSNKQDDWLAASPDGVVEPEFYGLPSGGVLEVKCPFENGEVGQSLPWSRIPLHFMPQAQGLMEILDKDWMDFYIWTPNGSSLFRLQRDQKYWELLKLALSDFWWKHVQPAKELCKMDPVTDPFTVIEPLKPAPRHELCRSIICASKCLVDDSRLLVREIHGRLQN; encoded by the exons ATGCTGCTGGCAAAGATCAACCTCACAACCTTCATCGTTCCAAAAGCCTTCTCCAG TGCCAGATGCTTTCATCATTCAAACTTTAACTGGCCTCCTGCCATTTGTGCCTCAAGATATCACGGAACTCAGCACAATCAGAACTACGGGGAATCTGTTGGCTGGTATCACAGCAATGACAGTGACTTTTCTAGCTCACACGTACGAGTGCCGAGAAACGGAAGGACCACACCATACAATCAAGTGCACCATTATCCGTCTAGAAGTGATTTGCGCCACTATGGCCATTCCCCAAAGGTCTTGAGTTCAGGAAGCTATTCGGTCCTTCAATCCAGTGGGCTACAACACTGGTTCAAAAACTGGCAGGAACTAAGAAAGCATAAGCTGACTGCAAGCACTTTCGGAGGTGCTGTTGGGTTCTGGCCTGGCCGAAGAGTCCAGCTCTGGTTGGAGAAGATTGGCCTGATTGAACCATTCACTGGGAATCTTGCGACCTGTTGGAGCAATATTCAGGAAGAGGTTGCATTGGAACGGTATAAACTAATAACTGGAAACAGCGTTTGTTTTCCCGAATTTCAGGTCTACAATAGGAGTAATAAACAAGATGATTGGCTCGCAGCTTCGCCAGATGGGGTAGTTGAACCTGAATTCTATGGGCTGCCTTCCGGTGGGGTGCTGGAGGTCAAGTGCCCATTTGAAAACGGAGAAGTGGGCCAGTCTCTGCCATGGTCACGGATTCCTCTCCATTTCATGCCACAAGCACAGGGGTTAATGGAAATATTGGACAAAGATTGGATGGATTTTTACATCTGGACTCCGAATGGCAGCAGCTTGTTCAGATTACAGAGAGACCAGAAATATTGGGAGCTGCTGAAGTTGGCTTTATCTGATTTCTGGTGGAAGCATGTTCAGCCGGCGAAGGAATTGTGCAAGATGGATCCAGTAACAGATCCGTTCACAGTAATCGAGCCTCTAAAGCCAGCTCCCAGGCATGAACTGTGCAGAAGCATCATTTGTGCGAGCAAATGCCTGGTTGATGACTCCAGGTTATTGGTGCGAGAGATTCATGGAAGATTGCAGAACTGA